The following are encoded in a window of Fluviibacter phosphoraccumulans genomic DNA:
- the ubiE gene encoding bifunctional demethylmenaquinone methyltransferase/2-methoxy-6-polyprenyl-1,4-benzoquinol methylase UbiE, with translation MTTQTNNNASTTHFGYETVNEREKAGRVRQVFDSVATKYDVMNDLMSGGLHRLWKTFTIGRSGVRPGMKVLDIAGGTGDLAKAFSKKVGPSGEVWLTDINNAMLTCGRDRLLNAGTVIKTAQCDAEKLPFPDGYFDIVTVAFGLRNMTHKDGALAEMRRVLKPGGKLLVLEFSKVTPLLAPIYDFYSFKVIPQVGQIVAQDADSYRYLAESIRMHPDQETLKQMMEGVGFDRVQYHNLTGGVVALHIGDKY, from the coding sequence GTGACGACTCAGACAAACAATAACGCGAGCACGACCCACTTCGGTTACGAGACGGTCAACGAGCGAGAAAAAGCTGGCCGGGTACGTCAGGTATTTGATTCGGTCGCCACCAAGTATGACGTGATGAATGACTTGATGTCCGGCGGCCTGCACCGTCTTTGGAAGACTTTCACCATTGGCCGCAGCGGCGTACGCCCCGGCATGAAAGTACTGGACATTGCAGGCGGCACCGGCGACCTGGCCAAGGCCTTCAGCAAGAAAGTAGGGCCCAGCGGTGAAGTCTGGCTGACCGATATTAATAACGCGATGCTCACCTGCGGTCGTGACCGTTTGCTCAACGCCGGCACCGTCATCAAGACAGCGCAATGCGATGCTGAAAAGCTGCCTTTCCCTGATGGCTACTTCGACATCGTCACTGTTGCTTTTGGGCTGCGCAACATGACGCATAAAGATGGCGCACTGGCCGAAATGCGCCGTGTACTCAAGCCAGGCGGCAAGCTTTTGGTACTGGAGTTCTCCAAGGTCACACCACTGCTCGCGCCCATCTACGATTTCTATTCCTTCAAGGTCATCCCGCAAGTAGGTCAGATTGTGGCCCAGGATGCCGATAGCTACCGTTATCTTGCCGAGTCGATTCGCATGCACCCGGACCAGGAAACACTGAAACAGATGATGGAAGGCGTGGGCTTTGATCGCGTGCAGTATCACAACCTCACAGGCGGCGTTGTCGCGTTGCACATCGGCGACAAATACTAA
- a CDS encoding gamma-butyrobetaine hydroxylase-like domain-containing protein, with the protein MAGLQTSTPTPEQIRLRSGGKVLLLTYPETGEVALSAEFLRVSSPSAEVRGHGRGNEVLQVGKEAVTITGIEPVGNYAVKLIFSDGHDSGLYSWDILHEFASNHEALWQSYLQRLHAAGHTRKA; encoded by the coding sequence ATGGCTGGACTACAAACAAGCACCCCGACTCCGGAACAGATTCGTCTGCGTTCAGGCGGCAAGGTTTTGCTACTGACTTACCCGGAAACCGGTGAAGTGGCGCTAAGCGCCGAGTTCTTACGCGTCTCTTCGCCTTCGGCAGAAGTGCGCGGACACGGGCGGGGCAACGAGGTACTTCAGGTCGGCAAGGAAGCGGTCACCATCACCGGCATTGAACCCGTAGGTAACTACGCCGTAAAGCTGATCTTCTCGGATGGACACGACAGCGGTTTGTACTCCTGGGACATCCTCCATGAATTCGCCAGCAACCATGAGGCGCTCTGGCAATCTTATTTACAACGGCTGCACGCAGCCGGTCATACGCGCAAGGCATAA
- a CDS encoding F0F1 ATP synthase subunit delta has product MAESLTVARPYAEAVFRLGRESSALADWSGWLARLSLIANESAMRDCFGNPKLNSRQVTDLVVGVLGVEAPQSLSRFIEVLAENKRLTLLPEIQTLFEELKSDEEGVKEALIVSAFPMDDAQVAQVLPALEQHFSSKLKPRVTVDSSLIGGVKVEVGDEVFDASVRGQLDAMAVALKN; this is encoded by the coding sequence ATGGCTGAATCCCTCACCGTAGCCCGTCCTTACGCCGAAGCGGTCTTCCGCCTCGGTCGCGAGTCAAGCGCGCTAGCCGACTGGAGTGGTTGGCTAGCCCGTCTGTCGCTGATTGCCAATGAATCGGCAATGCGGGACTGCTTTGGCAATCCGAAGCTGAATTCCCGTCAAGTCACTGACCTTGTGGTGGGCGTGCTCGGGGTTGAAGCCCCGCAGTCGCTGTCACGTTTTATCGAGGTGCTCGCCGAAAACAAGCGCCTGACACTCCTTCCTGAAATTCAGACTCTTTTCGAAGAGCTGAAGTCGGATGAAGAAGGTGTGAAGGAGGCGTTGATTGTTAGCGCATTCCCGATGGACGATGCCCAGGTTGCTCAGGTACTGCCTGCACTGGAACAGCATTTCTCTTCAAAGCTCAAGCCGCGCGTTACCGTGGACTCCTCGCTGATTGGTGGAGTCAAGGTTGAAGTCGGTGACGAGGTGTTTGACGCCTCGGTGCGTGGCCAGCTCGACGCTATGGCTGTCGCGTTAAAGAACTAG
- a CDS encoding bestrophin family protein: MIVRPNQHWFLSLFNWRGSVLPNILSRLALNLLVSVSAVILLPYYDSLGVHLTTAPFSLVGIAIAIFLGFRTNTSYARFNEARCLWGMLLITTRSISRQVQSILNDKADSLLAAQFLMAFSWSLKHQLRGTNAQTDLERLLPEPYLSEVLSSPLRTNRILLLLGEWLGQKYRAGQLSDIVWADIDKNLNEMAHIQGACERIANTPIPYAYGLILRRTVYLFCTILPFALVDDLRYLTPLISVFISYTFLSLEYVAEEIEEPFGTAPNDLALDAICTTIEINQLEMNDIRPLPSSMQPDPNYRLS; encoded by the coding sequence TTGATCGTTCGTCCCAATCAACATTGGTTCCTCTCTTTATTTAACTGGCGCGGGTCGGTACTACCGAACATCCTGTCACGACTCGCCTTGAACCTGTTGGTTTCGGTCAGTGCGGTCATTCTGCTGCCCTATTACGATAGCCTGGGAGTACATCTCACAACAGCACCCTTCAGTCTTGTGGGGATTGCTATCGCCATCTTCCTGGGTTTCAGGACTAACACCAGCTATGCGCGATTCAATGAAGCCCGCTGCCTATGGGGCATGCTACTGATCACCACGCGTTCCATTTCGCGCCAAGTACAAAGCATCCTGAACGACAAAGCAGACAGTCTGCTTGCTGCTCAATTCCTCATGGCCTTTAGTTGGTCACTCAAGCATCAATTGCGGGGCACTAATGCTCAAACAGATCTCGAGCGCCTGCTGCCCGAGCCTTACCTTTCAGAGGTGCTTAGTAGCCCATTACGCACTAATCGCATACTGCTCTTGCTTGGCGAGTGGCTAGGGCAGAAGTATCGCGCCGGCCAGCTCAGCGACATTGTCTGGGCTGATATTGATAAAAACCTGAATGAGATGGCACATATACAAGGTGCTTGCGAGCGGATTGCGAACACACCCATCCCCTACGCATATGGCCTCATTCTGCGCAGAACGGTCTACCTTTTCTGCACGATTCTGCCTTTCGCCTTGGTCGATGATCTACGGTATCTAACCCCACTGATCTCCGTTTTTATCTCTTACACGTTCCTTTCTCTGGAATACGTTGCAGAGGAGATTGAAGAACCTTTTGGAACAGCACCCAATGATCTGGCGCTCGATGCCATTTGTACGACAATCGAGATTAACCAGCTGGAAATGAATGACATCCGACCGCTGCCTTCATCGATGCAACCAGACCCAAACTACCGGCTGAGCTAA
- a CDS encoding ubiquinone biosynthesis accessory factor UbiJ, whose product MLHSLSLPVINRALRDDPWAASRLACFAGSSLRISLADTSLMRYTIEPDGLLAAHQVFGDDEPTLAIDLPANAAVLFLSQGRQGVIKAAKIRGNIDLANALNEVMDQIRPDPEAFLASKVGDIAAHRAMGLFYLLKQGAEDLVGRLKDQFTEHVAEGQSVIVPTPEVHAFMDEVDTLRNDVARLQQRVDRLTRR is encoded by the coding sequence ATGTTGCACAGCCTATCTCTTCCTGTCATCAACCGTGCCCTACGCGATGATCCTTGGGCGGCATCACGTCTGGCGTGTTTTGCCGGATCCTCCCTGCGCATCTCCTTGGCCGACACGTCGTTGATGCGCTACACGATCGAACCAGATGGCTTGCTGGCCGCACACCAAGTGTTTGGCGATGACGAACCAACTCTCGCCATCGATCTGCCAGCCAATGCTGCTGTGCTCTTTCTCAGCCAGGGTCGCCAGGGCGTCATCAAAGCCGCCAAGATTCGCGGCAATATCGATCTGGCCAATGCATTAAACGAGGTGATGGATCAGATACGACCGGACCCGGAAGCCTTTCTGGCATCGAAAGTTGGCGACATTGCGGCGCATCGCGCCATGGGCCTCTTTTACTTACTCAAGCAAGGTGCTGAAGATTTGGTTGGCCGTCTAAAGGACCAATTTACCGAGCATGTGGCCGAAGGTCAGTCGGTTATTGTACCCACGCCTGAAGTACATGCTTTTATGGATGAGGTCGATACTTTGCGCAATGATGTCGCACGACTGCAGCAGCGTGTTGATCGTCTAACTCGACGCTAA
- a CDS encoding F0F1 ATP synthase subunit B, whose product MNLNATLFAQLIVFFILVWFTMKFVWPPITKALDDRAKKIADGLAAAERGKHELELASKRSAEVVREGKEKSADVLANAEKRAIQIIEDAKAQAKVEADRIVAAARGDVEQDIVRAREQLRDQVAALAVAGAEKILRKEINASAHAEILVAIKQGL is encoded by the coding sequence GTGAACTTAAACGCAACATTATTCGCCCAGCTCATCGTCTTCTTCATACTCGTATGGTTCACGATGAAGTTTGTCTGGCCGCCGATTACGAAGGCGCTAGATGATCGTGCGAAAAAAATCGCTGATGGCCTGGCTGCAGCAGAACGTGGCAAGCATGAGCTTGAGCTTGCCAGCAAGCGTTCGGCTGAAGTTGTGCGCGAAGGCAAAGAAAAGTCGGCTGATGTTCTGGCTAACGCTGAAAAGCGTGCAATCCAGATCATTGAAGATGCCAAGGCTCAGGCCAAGGTTGAAGCTGATCGTATCGTGGCGGCTGCCCGCGGTGATGTCGAACAAGATATTGTTCGTGCCCGTGAACAGCTTCGTGATCAAGTTGCTGCGCTGGCGGTAGCGGGTGCTGAAAAGATTCTCCGTAAGGAAATCAATGCAAGCGCCCACGCAGAAATTCTGGTTGCCATCAAGCAAGGTCTGTAA
- the atpD gene encoding F0F1 ATP synthase subunit beta — MSQGTVVQCIGAVVDIQFPKEHMPKVFEALRLDDSASNSLVESGLTFEVQQQLGDGIARTIALGSTDGIRRGMKVNASGAPITIPVGHGTLGRIMDVLGRPIDEAGPIQYDELRPIHRAAPAFDELSPSVELLETGIKVIDLICPFAKGGKVGLFGGAGVGKTVNMMELINNIAKQHAGLSVFAGVGERTREGNDFYHEMKDSNVLDKVGMVFGQMNEPPGNRLRVALTGLTMAERFRDEGRDILFFVDNIYRYTLAGTEVSALLGRMPSAVGYQPTLAEEMGRLQERITSTKTGSITSIQAVYVPADDLTDPSPATTFLHLDSTVVLSRDIAALGIYPAVDPLDSTSRQLDPHVVGEEHYRVARGVQQTLQRYKELRDIIAILGMDELAPDDKLAVARARKIQRFLSQPFHVAEVFTGSPGKYVSLKDTIKGFKMIVEGELDHLPEQAFYMVGSIEEAIEKAKTLQ, encoded by the coding sequence ATGAGTCAAGGAACAGTCGTTCAGTGCATCGGTGCTGTGGTTGATATCCAGTTTCCGAAAGAGCACATGCCTAAAGTCTTCGAGGCACTCCGCCTCGACGATAGCGCCAGCAATAGCCTGGTGGAATCGGGTCTGACTTTTGAAGTTCAACAACAACTCGGTGACGGCATCGCCCGTACCATCGCGCTGGGTTCGACCGATGGTATCCGCCGCGGCATGAAGGTTAACGCCTCCGGCGCGCCGATCACCATTCCGGTTGGCCACGGTACGCTGGGTCGTATTATGGATGTGCTGGGTCGTCCGATCGACGAAGCTGGCCCCATCCAGTACGATGAACTGCGTCCAATTCACCGCGCTGCTCCAGCCTTCGACGAACTGTCGCCGTCGGTTGAGCTGCTCGAAACCGGTATCAAGGTGATCGATCTGATCTGTCCGTTCGCTAAGGGCGGTAAAGTGGGTCTGTTCGGTGGCGCCGGTGTGGGCAAGACCGTTAACATGATGGAACTCATCAACAACATCGCCAAACAACACGCAGGTCTGTCTGTGTTTGCCGGTGTGGGTGAGCGTACCCGTGAAGGTAACGACTTCTATCATGAAATGAAGGACTCCAACGTTCTGGATAAGGTTGGCATGGTGTTCGGTCAGATGAACGAACCCCCAGGCAACCGTCTGCGCGTTGCACTGACCGGTCTGACCATGGCTGAGCGTTTCCGTGACGAAGGCCGTGACATTCTGTTCTTCGTGGATAACATTTATCGTTACACCCTGGCCGGTACCGAAGTGTCCGCGCTGCTGGGTCGTATGCCTTCTGCTGTGGGCTACCAGCCAACACTGGCTGAAGAAATGGGCCGTCTGCAAGAGCGTATTACCTCGACCAAGACCGGTTCGATTACGTCGATCCAGGCCGTTTACGTGCCTGCCGATGACTTGACCGACCCGTCGCCTGCGACCACCTTCCTGCACTTGGACTCGACCGTTGTTCTGTCGCGTGACATTGCCGCGCTGGGTATCTACCCAGCCGTTGATCCGCTCGACTCGACCTCGCGTCAGCTCGACCCGCACGTGGTGGGTGAAGAGCATTACCGTGTTGCCCGTGGTGTTCAGCAAACGCTGCAACGCTACAAAGAACTGCGTGACATCATCGCGATTCTGGGTATGGACGAACTGGCTCCGGACGACAAGCTCGCCGTTGCCCGCGCCCGTAAGATCCAGCGCTTCCTGTCGCAGCCGTTCCACGTGGCTGAAGTGTTTACCGGTTCTCCAGGTAAGTATGTTTCCCTCAAGGATACGATCAAGGGCTTCAAGATGATCGTTGAAGGTGAGCTGGATCATCTGCCGGAGCAGGCTTTCTACATGGTGGGTTCTATCGAAGAAGCCATCGAAAAAGCCAAGACCCTGCAGTAA
- a CDS encoding HIT family protein, whose translation MESALNKNGCPLCQTTGEDVLFTNDLYRIIAVNDPAWPGFCRVILNRHEAEMTDLPIEHRSALMEAVCVVESALRKLMQPTKINLASLGNVVPHVHWHVIPRWADDTHFPDPIWAPVRRADAPMRQQPDRAALVQEITHDLT comes from the coding sequence GTGGAATCTGCACTCAATAAAAACGGCTGCCCCCTCTGCCAGACTACTGGTGAAGATGTTCTTTTCACTAACGATCTATACCGGATTATTGCGGTCAACGATCCGGCCTGGCCGGGCTTTTGCCGGGTCATACTTAACCGGCACGAAGCCGAAATGACGGACCTGCCGATTGAACACCGCTCAGCACTCATGGAAGCGGTGTGCGTGGTGGAATCGGCGCTACGCAAACTCATGCAGCCGACCAAGATTAATCTGGCCAGCCTGGGTAATGTGGTGCCGCACGTGCATTGGCACGTGATTCCGCGCTGGGCTGATGACACGCACTTCCCAGACCCGATTTGGGCTCCGGTACGGCGGGCTGACGCCCCGATGCGCCAGCAGCCGGATCGCGCCGCCCTGGTGCAGGAAATTACGCACGATCTGACCTGA
- the atpE gene encoding F0F1 ATP synthase subunit C has translation MEQILGLVALASGLIIGLGAIGACIGIGIMGSKYLEASARQPELMNELQTKMFLLAGLIDAAFLIGVGIAMMFAFANPFVLK, from the coding sequence ATGGAACAAATCCTCGGTCTAGTTGCTCTGGCTTCCGGCCTCATCATCGGTCTCGGTGCTATCGGTGCCTGTATCGGTATCGGCATCATGGGTTCGAAGTATCTTGAAGCTTCGGCTCGTCAGCCAGAACTCATGAACGAACTGCAAACCAAGATGTTCCTGCTTGCTGGTCTGATCGACGCCGCATTCCTGATCGGTGTTGGTATCGCGATGATGTTCGCGTTTGCTAACCCGTTCGTGCTGAAGTAA
- the atpA gene encoding F0F1 ATP synthase subunit alpha, protein MQLNPSEISELIKSKIENLSLGAETRTQGTVVSVTDGICRVHGLEDVMQGEMLEFPNGIMGMALNLERDSVGAVVLGEYEQISEGDVVKCTGRILEVPVGPELCGRVVNALGQPIDGKGPLGNKLTDKIEKVAPGVIWRKSVSQPLQTGVKAVDAMVPIGRGQRELIIGDRQTGKTAVAIDTIINQKGQGVTCIYVAVGQKASTIANVVRALEEHGALEYTIIVAATASDPAAMQFIAPYSGCTMGEYFRDRGEDALIIYDDLTKQAWAYRQISLLLRRPPGREAYPGDVFYLHSRLLERAARVSEEYVEKLTNGEIKGKTGSLTALPVIETQAGDVSAFVPTNVISITDGQIFLETDLFNAGIRPAINAGISVSRVGGAAQTKIVKKLSGGIRTDLAQYRELAAFAQFASDLDDATRNQLERGRRVVEVLKQPQYEPLNVSKQAVVLYAITRGYADDVEVNRVLEFTRSLVSDMEHKNAALMDKMEQTKDLDADSEKALVAAIEAFKSSWL, encoded by the coding sequence ATGCAACTGAATCCTTCTGAGATCAGCGAGCTGATCAAGAGCAAGATTGAGAACCTGAGCCTGGGTGCTGAAACCCGGACCCAGGGTACTGTCGTGTCTGTAACTGATGGCATTTGCCGCGTTCACGGTCTGGAAGACGTAATGCAAGGCGAAATGCTGGAGTTCCCGAACGGCATCATGGGTATGGCCCTGAACCTCGAGCGCGACTCTGTCGGTGCCGTGGTCCTTGGCGAATACGAACAAATTTCGGAAGGCGACGTCGTCAAGTGTACTGGCCGCATTCTGGAAGTGCCGGTTGGTCCTGAGCTGTGCGGTCGTGTTGTTAACGCCCTCGGTCAGCCGATCGACGGCAAAGGTCCGCTGGGTAACAAGCTGACCGACAAGATTGAAAAGGTTGCACCGGGCGTGATCTGGCGTAAGTCAGTGTCGCAGCCGCTGCAAACCGGTGTTAAGGCCGTTGACGCCATGGTGCCGATCGGCCGTGGTCAGCGCGAGCTGATCATTGGTGACCGTCAGACGGGTAAGACCGCTGTCGCCATCGATACCATCATTAACCAAAAGGGTCAGGGCGTTACCTGTATCTACGTTGCAGTCGGTCAGAAAGCTTCGACCATTGCCAACGTGGTTCGCGCTCTGGAAGAGCACGGCGCACTGGAATACACCATCATCGTTGCTGCTACCGCTTCGGATCCGGCTGCTATGCAGTTCATCGCGCCGTACTCGGGTTGCACGATGGGTGAATACTTCCGTGACCGCGGTGAGGATGCCCTGATCATTTATGACGATTTGACCAAGCAAGCTTGGGCCTACCGTCAGATTTCTCTGCTGCTGCGCCGCCCACCAGGCCGCGAAGCTTACCCAGGCGATGTGTTCTATCTGCACTCACGTCTGCTAGAGCGTGCTGCTCGCGTGAGCGAAGAGTACGTTGAGAAGCTGACCAACGGTGAAATCAAGGGCAAGACCGGTTCGCTGACCGCACTGCCAGTGATTGAAACTCAGGCAGGTGACGTTTCGGCATTCGTTCCGACCAACGTGATTTCGATTACCGATGGCCAGATCTTCCTGGAAACTGACCTTTTCAACGCAGGTATCCGTCCGGCTATTAACGCCGGTATTTCGGTGTCTCGCGTGGGTGGTGCCGCTCAGACCAAGATCGTTAAGAAGCTGTCGGGTGGTATCCGTACCGACCTCGCCCAGTACCGTGAACTGGCTGCCTTCGCGCAGTTTGCTTCGGATCTGGATGACGCAACCCGCAACCAGCTAGAGCGCGGTCGTCGCGTTGTGGAAGTGCTGAAGCAGCCGCAGTATGAGCCGCTCAACGTTTCCAAGCAGGCTGTGGTTCTGTACGCCATCACCCGTGGTTACGCCGATGACGTGGAAGTGAACCGTGTACTCGAGTTCACACGCAGTCTGGTGAGCGACATGGAGCACAAGAATGCTGCTCTGATGGACAAGATGGAACAGACCAAAGATCTGGATGCTGATTCGGAGAAAGCACTCGTTGCTGCCATCGAAGCTTTCAAGTCCAGCTGGCTTTGA
- the atpG gene encoding F0F1 ATP synthase subunit gamma: MPSGKEIRTKIKSVENTRKITKAMEMVAASKMRKAQDRMLKARPYGEKIRRVAAHLSHALSEYKHPFLEKRDQIKKVGIILVTSDKGLCGGLNTNVLRQLVNKMRELDGKNVKVQVTAIGSKGFAFLQRNGAEVSSHAIGLGDNPHIDSLIGPVKVQIDAFNAGEIDELHIAYTRFVNTMRQEPVVEQLLPLAGDTVGSAPSRWDYVYEPDAKSVIDDLLVRYLEALVYQSVAENIASEQSARMVAMKAASDNAKNVIEELKLVYNKTRQAAITKELSEIVSGAAAV, from the coding sequence ATGCCAAGCGGCAAGGAAATCCGTACTAAGATCAAAAGCGTAGAAAATACGCGGAAGATCACCAAAGCCATGGAAATGGTGGCGGCATCCAAAATGCGCAAAGCGCAGGACCGGATGCTCAAAGCCCGACCATACGGTGAGAAGATCCGCCGCGTTGCTGCGCACCTTTCGCATGCGCTGTCAGAGTACAAGCATCCGTTCCTCGAGAAGCGTGACCAGATCAAAAAGGTCGGCATCATTCTCGTGACATCGGATAAAGGTCTCTGCGGCGGTTTGAACACCAACGTGCTGCGTCAACTCGTCAATAAAATGCGCGAGCTCGACGGCAAAAACGTTAAGGTTCAAGTCACAGCGATTGGTAGCAAAGGCTTCGCATTCCTTCAGCGCAACGGTGCAGAAGTTTCATCGCATGCTATCGGCCTGGGTGACAACCCGCACATTGACAGCCTCATCGGCCCCGTCAAGGTGCAGATTGATGCCTTCAATGCCGGTGAAATCGATGAACTCCACATTGCCTACACACGCTTCGTTAACACGATGCGTCAGGAACCGGTCGTTGAACAGCTGTTGCCGCTAGCCGGTGATACAGTGGGTTCGGCACCGAGTCGCTGGGATTATGTGTACGAGCCGGATGCCAAGTCCGTGATCGATGATCTGCTGGTGCGTTATCTCGAGGCGCTGGTTTACCAGTCCGTCGCCGAGAACATCGCATCGGAACAAAGTGCCCGGATGGTAGCCATGAAGGCTGCTTCCGATAACGCCAAGAACGTAATCGAAGAACTGAAGCTGGTCTACAACAAGACCCGTCAAGCAGCGATTACGAAAGAGCTGTCCGAGATCGTCAGCGGCGCAGCAGCGGTTTGA
- a CDS encoding F0F1 ATP synthase subunit epsilon, producing MSLRIHVDVVSAEEMIFSGEADHVVLPGESGELGIWPRHTPLLTRIRPGAVRIKLPDGGEEFVYVSGGMLEVQPTMVTVLADTAIRAHDLDEARAQQAKKAAEELLQKRDSSMDYAKAEAELADAIGQLAAIKKLRGKH from the coding sequence ATGTCATTAAGAATCCATGTAGACGTCGTCAGCGCCGAAGAGATGATTTTCTCGGGTGAAGCTGATCACGTGGTACTGCCGGGTGAATCGGGCGAGCTGGGTATCTGGCCACGCCACACCCCGCTGCTGACGCGCATCCGCCCGGGTGCCGTACGCATCAAGCTGCCGGATGGCGGCGAAGAGTTTGTCTACGTTTCCGGCGGCATGCTGGAAGTGCAGCCGACGATGGTTACGGTTCTGGCGGATACCGCGATCCGTGCTCACGATCTGGATGAAGCTCGTGCTCAGCAGGCCAAGAAGGCTGCCGAGGAGCTGCTGCAGAAGCGTGATAGCAGCATGGATTACGCCAAGGCTGAAGCCGAACTGGCTGACGCGATTGGTCAGCTGGCTGCCATCAAGAAACTGCGTGGCAAGCACTAA